Proteins encoded in a region of the Vicia villosa cultivar HV-30 ecotype Madison, WI linkage group LG5, Vvil1.0, whole genome shotgun sequence genome:
- the LOC131603002 gene encoding tobamovirus multiplication protein 3 codes for MVARGVPGETVMAVVAALDFTETSNWWRDINDSPLWQDRTFHLLAVLYGIVAAVALVQLVRIQLRVPEYGWTTQKVFHFLNFFVNGVRCLVFVFRRDVQKLQPEIVQHILLDMPSLAFFTTYALLVLFWAEIYYQARAVSTDGLRPSFYTINAVVYVIQIALWLILWWKPISILLILSKMFFAGVSLFAALGFLLYGGRLFLMLQRFPVESKGRRKKLQEVGYVTTICFSCFLIRCIMMCFNALDKEANLDVLDHPILNLIYYLLVEILPSSLVLFILRKLPPKRGITQYHPIR; via the exons ATGGTGGCCAGAGGCGTGCCGGGGGAAACGGTTATGGCCGTGGTCGCCGCGCTTGACTTCACGGAGACATCCAATTGGTGGAGAGATATCAACGACTCTCCTCTCTGGCAGGACCGTACCTTCCATCTCCTTGCCGTCCTCTACGGAATCGTAGCCGCCGTCGCTCTG GTTCAACTTGTTCGAATACAATTGAGAGTTCCGGAATATGGTTGGACGACGCAGAAGGTCTTTCACTTTCTCAATTTTTTCGTGAACGGGG TTAGATGTTTAGTTTTCGTTTTCCGGCGAGATGTGCAAAAGTTACAGCCTGAG ATTGTCCAACATATCTTACTTGACATGCCTAGTCTTGCTTTCTTTACCACATATGCACTTTTGGTTCTCTTTTGGGCTGAGATTTATTACCAG GCACGAGCTGTATCTACCGACGGTTTGAGACCAAGTTTCTACACGATTAATGCTGTCGTTTATGTCATTCAG ATTGCTTTGTGGTTGATATTATGGTGGAAACCTATCAGTATACTGCTCATTTTGTCAAAGATGTTCTTTGCAG GGGTCTCTTTGTTTGCGGCTCTTGGCTTTCTACTCTATGGTGGGAG ATTATTCTTGATGCTACAACGCTTCCCTGTTGAATCCAAAGGTCGCCGCAAGAAGCTACAAGAG GTCGGCTACGTGACTACCATATGTTTTTCATGTTTCCTTATCAGATGTATTATG ATGTGCTTTAATGCACTTGATAAAGAGGCTAACCTTGATGTATTGGACCATCCCATTCTAAACCTTATATATTACCTG TTGGTGGAAATATTGCCTTCTTCTTTGGTCCTTTTCATTTTGAGGAAACTACCGCCTAAGAGGGGTATCACACAATATCACCCAATTCGCTAA
- the LOC131605674 gene encoding uncharacterized protein LOC131605674 has product MSHGNYFEALDKILKDVMTCLGLQDTIFCGKVVVFGGDFRQILHIVPRGGRSDIVHASISPSYICESDDGLVDIAVPQELLILNFDDSIRVIVDSTYPNLLENYKEEFLHCRAILASTIEVVDKINHYVLDLIPGKEKEYLSSDSIDRMKVNYNETYEVLTSEFLSKLRTSGLPNHRIKLKNNGWWIILAYTICNYVNVN; this is encoded by the exons ATGTCTCATGGAAACTACTTTGAGGCATTGGATAAAATCCTtaaagatgtcatgacatgtcTCGGTCTTCAAGATACAATTTTTTGTGGCAAGGTAGTTGTTTTTGGAGGAGATTTTAGACAAATTCTTCATATAGTTCCAAGAGGAGGTCGTTCTGATATTGTTCATGCTTCAATTAGCCCATCTTAT ATTTGCGAATCAGATGATGGTTTGGTAGATATAGCAGTTCCTCAAGAgctattaatattaaattttgatGATTCTATAAGGGTTATTGTCGATAGCACGTATCCCAATTTGTTAGAAAATTACAAAGAAGAATTCTTACACTGTAGAGCTATTCTTGCTTCAACCATTGAAGTAGTGGACAAAATTAATCATTATGTATTAGACTTGATTCCAG GAAAAGAGAAAGAGTATTTGAGTTCCGATTCAATTGATAGAATGAAAGTCAATTATAATGAAACTTATGAAGTGCTAACTTCTGAATTTCTTAGTAAATTGAGAACATCGGGTCTTCCAAATCATAGAATCAAATTGAAG AATAATGGTTGGTGGATTATATTAGCTTATACTATTTGTAACTATGTGAATGTTAACTAA
- the LOC131603001 gene encoding zinc finger CCCH domain-containing protein 17, which translates to MVAQHPQLQIQTQQPTPSPQDEALKRNTDCVYFLASPLTCKKGNECEYRHSEYARVNPRDCYYWLNGNCLNPKCSFRHPPLDGLLGTPPATAAAGPSVPVPQTATTSAAHTPYNSSKQAVPCIFFQKGFCLKGDRCAFLHGPNPNNGSKIASQGSMNNQGVENPNFKKPFAGTEKHTQERKTSQANVGGAAEAKPVKKFETAPQKNIFKLEKPVSTTLPAGYDNEASRFKTPSSPPPTNGPNVARSNRVHQPRLPDDHSFHSGKDSDEFLRESSPGFDVLVADELRNSDYYHGEDEFGITRGQDERGLDPLNEYDMGHSADYSLAADIDRDRFRVPQGYDSYDHMQEPYGWDHRKASTHTERTRNNSRSPDSVEVSDLRHRLSKRRKGLKSVVTHDDDQSRRFSRKDSLHLPSNERPVNNRFRGRITLPPNGGEGHLERDLDRGRDLDRGRDLDRGRDLDRGRISSRLSSGRLQPPHEGRIHDRMRDRLSDDERKNIRGRSMGDRSGFSAPKSLAELKYGRNTENPEQQSLGKRKNYQQYEDDVPFEGPKPLSEILKEKKGVVGAGAASSQSSKSAYDNKNEVITENGALLETKNQATDVVGREVENTVVTHQSPEDGIIYDEAAEDQEYEGGDQGEEEGDYEYEQGDEEYEYEQVEEGENQEQEYMEEDEDGDDFAKKIGVVVS; encoded by the exons ATGGTTGCCCAACACCCGCAACTTCAGATTCAGACTCAACAACCTACGCCTTCTCCTCAAGATGAAGCCTTGAAGAGAAACACCGATTGTGTCTACTTTCTTGCTTCTCCCTTGACATGCAAAAAG GGAAATGAATGCGAGTACCGCCATAGTGAGTATGCTCGAGTAAATCCTAGAGATTGCTATTATTGGTTGAATGGTAACTGCTTGAATCCCAAGTGTTCATTCCGCCATCCG CCTCTTGACGGGTTGTTAGGAACACCACCGGCAACTGCTGCTGCCGGGCCATCTGTACCCGTGCCACAAACTGCGACAACATCTGCAGCACACACACCTTATAATTCCAGCAAACAAGCCGTTCCTTGCATTTTCTTCCAAAAGGGATTTTGCCTAAAAGGAGACCGATGTGCCTTCTTGCATGGACCAAATCCTAACAATGGCAGTAAAATAGCTTCACAGGGCTCGATGAACAACCAAGGAGTTGAGAATCCAAATTTTAAGAAACCTTTTGCCGGCACTGAAAAACATACACAGGAAAGGAAAACTTCCCAAGCAAATGTTGGAGGTGCAGCTGAAGCTAAACCTGTCAAAAAATTTGAAACTGCTCCacagaaaaatatatttaaattggaGAAGCCTGTGTCAACGACTCTACCTGCAGGATATGACAACGAGGCTTCAAGATTTAAGACACCTAGTTCTCCACCGCCGACCAACGGGCCTAACGTAGCTCGGTCTAATCGCGTGCATCAACCTCGGTTGCCAGATGATCACAGTTTCCATAGTGGTAAGGACAGTGACGAGTTTCTCAGAGAATCGTCTCCAGGGTTTGATGTTCTTGTAGCTGACGAACTTAGGAATTCTGATTACTACCACGGGGAAGATGAATTTGGTATAACAAGAGGTCAAGATGAAAGAGGCCTGGACCCTTTGAATGAATATGACATGGGGCATTCTGCTGATTATAGTTTGGCTGCTGATATTGATCGAGATAGATTTCGTGTGCCCCAAGGTTATGACTCATATGATCACATGCAAGAGCCATATGGTTGGGATCATAGGAAGGCATCAACCCATACAGAAAGGACTCGTAACAATTCTCGCAGTCCTGACAGTGTTGAGGTCTCAGATCTCCGACATCGTTTATCCAAGCGCAGGAAGGGTCTTAAATCTGTCGTCACTCATGATGATGATCAAAGTCGTCGATTCTCTCGGAAAGATTCACTCCATTTACCTTCGAATGAGAGACCCGTCAATAATCGTTTCCGGGGAAGAATAACGCTTCCACCTAATGGTGGTGAGGGTCACCTAGAGAGGGACTTAGACAGAGGAAGGGACTTAGACAGAGGAAGGGACCTGGACAGAGGAAGGGACTTGGATAGAGGAAGAATCAGTAGCAGGTTGTCATCTGGAAGGCTGCAGCCTCCTCACGAGGGAAGGATCCACGATAGAATGAGAGACAGGTTGTCAGATGATGAGAGGAAAAACATCAGAGGTCGATCGATGGGAGACAGAAGTGGGTTCTCTGCACCTAAAAGTCTTGCTGAACTCAAATATGGGAGGAACACTGAAAATCCGGAGCAACAATCATTGGGAAAGAGGAAAAACTACCAACAATATGAAGATGATGTTCCATTTGAAGGTCCAAAACCTCTTAGTGAAATTCTGAAGGAGAAGAAAGGAGTTGTTGGAGCTGGTGCAGCCTCCTCCCAGAGCAGCAAATCAGCCTATGATAATAAGAATGAAGTAATAACCGAAAACGGAGCATTGTTAGAGACCAAGAATCAGGCTACTGATGTTGTTGGAAGAGAGGTTGAAAACACTGTTGTAACTCATCAGTCGCCTGAGGATGGAATAATATACGATGAAGCTGCCGAAGATCAAGAGTACGAAGGCGGTGATCAAGGAGAGGAGGAGGGAGACTATGAATACGAACAAGGTGATGAGGAGTACGAGTACGAACAAGTCGAAGAGGGGGAAAATCAAGAGCAAGAATacatggaagaagatgaagatggagatgACTTTGCCAAGAAGATAGGTGTTGTTGtttcataa